TCCGGCACCGCCTGCCTGATCGTCGAACGCCGCACCTGGCGCGCCGCCCTGCCCGTCACGCACGTGCGCCTCACCTATCCGGGCGATTTCCACCAGCTCGTGGCCCGGTTCACGCCAACCTCGGCCTGAGCGGATCGAGCCTAGCGATTCGCCCGCGTCACCGCGGCGTTCAACAGGAGATTGGCGCCAGGCACCGAACGCGTGAGTTCGATCGCCTCGTTGACGTTGTGGCTGATGCCCTCGAAGCAGGGCGTGAAGATCATCGCCGTCGGCGCCATCGTCGCCACCGCATAGGCGTCATGACCGGCCTGGCTCCTCATCTCGCGATAGGGCAGGCCGAGTTCCTTCGCCGTCGATTTCAGCAGCTCGATGCATTCGGGCGCGAACAGCTCGCTGCCCCAGCTCCAGCCCTCGGCGACCTCGATCTCGACATTGGCCTTCTTTGCCGCGGCGGCGATGGCGGCATCGACCTCGGCGCGCATCGCCTTGAAGCGGTCGGCGTCGATATGGCGGAAGTCGATGGTGAGCTTCACCTGCTCGGCATAGGTGCCGGCGAGGTTGGGAAAGCTCTCGATGCGCGTCGTCGTGGTGCGGCCCTCGTCGGCGGCAAAAGCGAGGCCGATATCGTTGACCGCGGCGATGACATAGCCGGCGCCGACCAGCGCGTTGCGCCGCTGTGCCATCGGCGTGCCGCCGGCATGCCCGGTGTCGCCGTTGATCGTGAGCCGCAGCGCCTGGGTCTTGTAGCCGCCGACCACGATGCCGACGTCGCAGCCCTCGCGATCCAGCACCGGAGCCTGTTCGATATGCAGCTCGAGATAGGCGTCGAAGGTCCGTCCCACCGGCGCGGGGCCGGCATAGCCGATCTCGTCGAGCGCCTGCTCGACCGTGATGCCGGCATCGTCGGTGGTGGCCAGCACGCTCTCCAGCGGCAGGACACCGGCGAAGGCCATCGAGCCCATCATCGGCGGATTGAAGCGCGCGCCTTCCTCGTTGGTCCAGCAGATCACCTCGATGCCGCGCCTGGTCTGCAAGCCACGGTCGTTCAGCGTGCGCACGACCTCCAGCCCGCACAGCACGCCCAGGATGCCGTCGTAGCGGCCGCCGCAGATCTGCGTGTCGAGATGGCTGCCGATCGCGACCGGCGGCAACGACGGATCGGTCCCCGGGCGGCGCGCAAAGATGTTGCCGAGGCGATCGATCTCGACGGTGCAGCCCGCCGTCTTAGCCCACTCGACGAAGAGATCGCGCATCTGCTTGTCTTCGGCCGAC
This DNA window, taken from Reyranella humidisoli, encodes the following:
- a CDS encoding Zn-dependent hydrolase; translation: MVANVLEVNPERLWESLERSAEIGRFRDVGLRRLALSAEDKQMRDLFVEWAKTAGCTVEIDRLGNIFARRPGTDPSLPPVAIGSHLDTQICGGRYDGILGVLCGLEVVRTLNDRGLQTRRGIEVICWTNEEGARFNPPMMGSMAFAGVLPLESVLATTDDAGITVEQALDEIGYAGPAPVGRTFDAYLELHIEQAPVLDREGCDVGIVVGGYKTQALRLTINGDTGHAGGTPMAQRRNALVGAGYVIAAVNDIGLAFAADEGRTTTTRIESFPNLAGTYAEQVKLTIDFRHIDADRFKAMRAEVDAAIAAAAKKANVEIEVAEGWSWGSELFAPECIELLKSTAKELGLPYREMRSQAGHDAYAVATMAPTAMIFTPCFEGISHNVNEAIELTRSVPGANLLLNAAVTRANR